The following proteins come from a genomic window of Sorex araneus isolate mSorAra2 chromosome 1, mSorAra2.pri, whole genome shotgun sequence:
- the LOC129402144 gene encoding epithelial-stromal interaction protein 1-like, with protein sequence MYSRSRTLGSGLRAPQPAPAPQPARDPSGRLREPGPLQRPSPGLEPGPEASKEHPPPTLTSAYTLIKPNESRRNQIQRTELYHDHQLQIPGDI encoded by the exons ATGTACTCCCGCAGTAGGACGTTGGGCTCGGGGCTCCGCGCCCCGcagcccgccccggccccgcagcCCGCCCGGGACCCCTCTGGGAGGCTCAGGGAACCGGGCCCGCTGCAGCGACCCAGCCCGGGCTTGGAGCCGGGCCCGGAGGCTAGCAAGGAGCACCCCCCGCCGACGCT caCAAGTGCATACACCTTGATAAAGCCAAATGAAAGCCGAAGAAATCAGATACAAAGga CAGAACTTTATCATGATCATCAATTGCAGATTCCTGGTGATATTTAA